One genomic region from Chthonomonas calidirosea T49 encodes:
- a CDS encoding YgaP family membrane protein produces the protein MTVERWLRLIAGTFVTLSVALGYWVSPWFYAFTAFVGLNLLQSAFTNWCPMVWLLRRLGVPPCVPSQSD, from the coding sequence ATGACTGTTGAACGATGGCTTCGCCTTATCGCAGGCACATTTGTAACACTAAGCGTCGCCTTGGGCTATTGGGTAAGCCCCTGGTTTTACGCCTTCACGGCGTTTGTAGGGCTTAATCTGCTCCAATCAGCCTTTACAAACTGGTGCCCCATGGTTTGGCTCTTACGGCGCCTTGGCGTACCACCTTGTGTGCCCTCCCAAAGCGACTAG
- a CDS encoding efflux RND transporter permease subunit — protein MADHHTEHTYEPTGEPKGGHTPHHLGRSAHSHLGLAGRLAAAFVSSKLTPLIILASLLLGLIAVIRTPREEEPQIHVPMIDVLVQMPGATAKEVEQRVTNPLERVIHDVPGVEYIYSTSSPGQSLIIVRFYVGEDPEQSLVRLEEKLQAHEDSLPPGASKPILKMRSIDDVPILALTLHGANYNYYTLRQLAERLRDAIKQVPDVSNVDIIGGEPRQVRVILKPARLAAYGLTPLDVASALEGANAQQQSGSFDKNNAQILLRTGNFLRNAEDVQDVVVRSVGGRPIFVRDVAQVVEGPAEPQNYVFFGYGPATGKKTTPLQEAVTLAISKLPGTNAVDVVRRVMNKVNTLKGVIVPSDVHITVTRDYGATANEKAMELLFHMMIAVVSVMLLIALALGWRESLIVGIAIPVTLALTLFIFYLYGYTLNRITLFALIFSIGILVDDAIVVVENMVRHFRMEQGKPFSLRDVAIRAVDEVGNPTILATFAVIAAILPMAFVRGLMGPYMRPIPVGASAAMLFSLAVAFIVTPWATNVVLGRHHQHTQPTTPPSDHSEKAPDDWTTRLYRRVMKPLIHSPKARRLFFGGVIILLLGAMSLIALKLVVVKMLPFDNKNEFQLIVDMPNGTTLEQTTAATKALADYIATVPEVANYELYVGTASPYNFNGLVRHYYLRKAAYQADIQVNLVDKQHRTLQSHDIVKRIRPALARIAKAWGVRLKVAEVPPGPPVLETLVAEVYGPTDAARTAVAREVKRVFEQTPDVTDVDWYHDDAQPTYQMVVDRQKAALAHVDVQTAVNELTMALHGEPVGLAHDPEAREDVPIWLQLPRADRSGLNRLQNLYVPTQDGRSVPLSELVRTVEVPADESIYHKNLLPVVYVTGDVTGRLESPVYAILAMNKKLSQLRMPDGTHLHILSIRQPNNTNRLSMKWDGEWQITYEVFRDLGLAFAVVLVLIYILIVGWFRSFITPFVIMAPIPLTLVGILPAHALLGAFFTATSMIGFIAGAGIIVRNSIILVDFIELRLRQGFPLEEAVIDAGATRFRPMLLTAAAVIVGSFVILFDPIFQGLAISLMAGEIASTLLSRLAVPVLYYLVRRRNRDLDRFAPFGRPDLESEGEAVEAASPAGIHSL, from the coding sequence ATGGCCGATCATCATACCGAACATACCTACGAGCCCACAGGAGAGCCAAAAGGGGGACATACGCCGCATCATTTGGGCAGATCGGCTCATTCGCATCTAGGGCTAGCTGGCAGGTTAGCTGCGGCTTTTGTCTCTTCCAAGCTGACGCCACTCATTATTCTAGCATCGTTGCTCTTAGGCCTCATCGCCGTAATTCGCACACCAAGAGAGGAGGAGCCTCAAATTCATGTTCCGATGATTGATGTGTTGGTTCAGATGCCAGGAGCAACGGCGAAAGAGGTCGAACAACGCGTCACAAACCCGTTGGAACGGGTGATTCACGATGTCCCCGGCGTAGAATACATCTATTCTACCTCAAGCCCAGGGCAGTCTTTGATCATCGTGCGTTTCTACGTGGGAGAGGATCCAGAACAGAGCCTTGTGCGTTTGGAGGAAAAGCTGCAAGCACATGAAGATAGTCTACCGCCCGGCGCGTCAAAGCCCATCTTAAAGATGCGCTCCATTGACGATGTACCCATTTTAGCGCTGACGCTACACGGTGCAAACTACAATTACTACACGCTTCGCCAGCTTGCCGAACGACTTCGGGATGCCATAAAGCAGGTGCCTGACGTCTCCAACGTAGACATCATCGGCGGAGAGCCACGCCAGGTAAGGGTTATTTTGAAGCCCGCGCGGCTAGCGGCCTACGGCCTGACTCCTCTTGATGTGGCTAGTGCGCTTGAAGGAGCCAACGCACAACAGCAATCCGGATCTTTTGACAAGAATAACGCCCAAATATTGTTGCGAACAGGCAACTTCCTTCGCAACGCCGAAGATGTGCAGGACGTGGTAGTGCGTAGTGTTGGAGGGCGTCCCATCTTCGTGCGAGATGTAGCCCAAGTGGTCGAAGGGCCTGCGGAGCCGCAGAACTATGTCTTTTTCGGCTACGGGCCGGCCACAGGCAAGAAAACCACCCCTCTTCAAGAGGCCGTTACACTGGCCATATCAAAGCTGCCCGGTACCAACGCGGTAGATGTGGTAAGGCGGGTTATGAACAAAGTGAACACCCTAAAAGGGGTTATCGTGCCCTCTGACGTGCACATCACGGTTACACGCGACTATGGTGCTACAGCCAATGAGAAGGCGATGGAGCTTCTTTTTCACATGATGATCGCCGTGGTCTCAGTGATGCTGTTGATAGCGTTGGCTTTGGGATGGCGCGAGTCGCTGATCGTTGGGATTGCCATTCCGGTAACGCTTGCTCTCACTCTGTTCATCTTCTACCTCTATGGCTATACGTTGAACCGCATTACCCTATTTGCCCTGATCTTTTCGATCGGTATTCTTGTGGACGATGCCATTGTAGTGGTAGAAAACATGGTTCGGCACTTTCGTATGGAGCAGGGCAAACCCTTCTCCTTAAGAGACGTGGCGATTCGTGCCGTAGATGAGGTTGGCAACCCAACCATTCTCGCTACGTTTGCCGTTATTGCCGCCATTTTGCCGATGGCTTTCGTCCGCGGTCTCATGGGACCCTACATGCGCCCCATCCCGGTAGGGGCTTCGGCTGCCATGTTATTCTCACTTGCCGTGGCCTTTATCGTTACGCCATGGGCCACTAATGTTGTCCTCGGCAGACACCATCAGCATACTCAACCCACCACTCCGCCGAGCGACCACTCGGAAAAGGCACCGGATGATTGGACAACTCGGCTTTATCGGCGAGTGATGAAGCCGCTGATCCATTCACCGAAAGCACGTCGCCTCTTCTTTGGTGGCGTGATCATTCTATTACTCGGTGCGATGTCGCTTATCGCTCTGAAGCTGGTGGTGGTAAAGATGTTGCCTTTCGACAACAAGAACGAGTTCCAGTTGATTGTAGATATGCCGAATGGCACCACTCTGGAGCAGACAACGGCGGCTACAAAAGCACTAGCCGACTACATCGCTACCGTGCCGGAGGTGGCAAACTACGAACTGTACGTGGGCACCGCCAGTCCCTACAACTTCAACGGCCTTGTTCGACACTACTATCTGAGAAAAGCAGCCTACCAAGCCGATATCCAAGTGAATCTCGTAGATAAACAGCATCGAACGCTACAAAGCCATGATATAGTGAAACGCATTCGTCCCGCACTAGCCCGCATTGCAAAAGCATGGGGAGTGCGACTGAAGGTCGCCGAAGTTCCCCCTGGCCCACCCGTACTTGAAACCCTGGTGGCTGAGGTCTACGGCCCAACCGATGCCGCCCGGACGGCCGTGGCCCGAGAGGTGAAACGGGTGTTTGAACAGACCCCGGATGTTACCGATGTGGACTGGTACCACGACGATGCACAACCAACCTATCAGATGGTGGTAGACCGACAGAAGGCGGCATTAGCCCATGTGGACGTGCAGACGGCCGTCAACGAATTGACAATGGCTCTGCATGGAGAGCCCGTTGGATTGGCACACGATCCGGAAGCCAGAGAGGATGTGCCCATCTGGCTGCAGCTGCCTCGTGCAGATCGGAGCGGCCTGAACCGCCTGCAAAATCTCTACGTTCCCACCCAGGACGGGCGCAGTGTGCCGCTGAGCGAGCTAGTGCGCACGGTGGAGGTACCTGCGGACGAGTCGATCTACCATAAAAACCTGCTACCTGTGGTCTATGTAACAGGCGATGTCACTGGACGACTGGAAAGCCCAGTTTATGCCATTTTGGCGATGAATAAAAAGTTGTCTCAACTGCGGATGCCTGACGGCACGCACCTCCACATACTCAGCATTCGACAGCCGAACAACACCAATCGTCTCTCTATGAAGTGGGACGGTGAATGGCAGATCACCTATGAGGTCTTTCGTGATCTTGGGCTTGCGTTTGCCGTTGTTTTAGTTCTCATCTACATTCTGATCGTGGGGTGGTTCCGATCTTTCATCACGCCTTTTGTCATCATGGCGCCGATACCCCTTACGCTTGTAGGCATCCTGCCGGCCCACGCGTTGCTTGGGGCGTTTTTCACGGCCACTTCCATGATCGGTTTCATCGCGGGTGCCGGTATCATCGTGCGCAACTCCATTATCCTAGTGGACTTCATTGAGTTACGTCTACGCCAAGGCTTTCCCCTAGAAGAGGCCGTTATTGATGCTGGCGCCACCCGTTTTCGCCCGATGCTTCTAACAGCAGCAGCGGTTATCGTCGGCTCATTTGTCATCCTCTTCGATCCGATCTTTCAAGGGCTGGCCATCTCTCTCATGGCCGGCGAGATCGCTTCAACACTTCTCTCACGCTTGGCGGTTCCCGTGCTCTATTACTTGGTACGTCGCCGAAATCGGGATTTAGACCGATTTGCTCCCTTCGGTCGGCCCGATCTCGAATCCGAAGGTGAGGCCGTAGAAGCCGCTTCACCTGCAGGAATTCATTCACTCTAA